A single genomic interval of Persephonella atlantica harbors:
- a CDS encoding DUF3592 domain-containing protein, which produces MMSKLLFIPFGLWLVFAGSVSTYLFYRLVRIFFWKKAEGKIIKSKLKKDSSTISYDTYLPDIKYEYTVKGKKFVGNRIFISDFESDKNTIQRLIDKFPEGSKVKVFYNPFRPSESILLRSYHSGMFIQLLVFFSMLSVFIFTLVFEIIYYGSDISGIAEFVKNLLHRLIYGEEQ; this is translated from the coding sequence ATGATGAGTAAACTACTGTTTATACCTTTTGGGCTGTGGCTTGTTTTTGCTGGGAGCGTAAGTACATATCTATTTTACAGACTGGTAAGAATATTTTTCTGGAAAAAGGCAGAAGGAAAAATAATAAAATCCAAACTAAAGAAAGACAGCTCAACTATCTCTTATGATACATACCTTCCTGATATTAAGTACGAATACACTGTTAAAGGTAAAAAATTTGTAGGAAACAGGATATTTATTAGTGATTTTGAGTCTGACAAAAACACTATACAGAGACTGATAGATAAATTTCCTGAGGGGAGCAAAGTAAAAGTGTTTTACAACCCTTTTAGACCTTCAGAATCAATACTCTTAAGGAGCTACCACTCTGGTATGTTTATACAACTACTTGTTTTTTTCAGTATGCTTTCTGTTTTTATTTTCACCCTTGTTTTTGAAATAATATATTACGGCAGTGATATCTCAGGCATAGCTGAATTTGTAAAAAACCTTCTGCACAGACTGATATACGGAGAAGAGCAATGA
- a CDS encoding hydantoinase B/oxoprolinase family protein translates to MTDPILLEIFKNKLSSIAEEMGLNLQKTAYSPNIKERKDFSCAIFDSSGRLVAQAAHIPVHLGSMPESVKSALKKIDFKEGDMVVLNDPYAGGTHLPDITLVAPVFYKGKLLFFVANRAHHADVGGISAGSMPLSTSIFQEGIIIPPVKLVKEGKIDREILEFIKSNVRTPDEREGDFFAQISANITGIRRLNELISRYTEDTVIEYVNALNDYSEKMMRNKISQIPDGDYSFTDYIEDDGAGNRDIKISVDIKIKGSDAVVDFSNSAPQTEGSLNAVRAITLSAVYYVFRSLLHDDIPVNDGCFRPVKVITKKGTVVDCTHPSPVSGGNVETSQRIVDVVLGALSQAIPEEIPAASQGTMNNVTIGGINPDTGKPFTYYETIGGGMGGFAGGNGESGIQSHMTNTMNTPIEALEFEYPLMVVQYSLRKNSGGNGLFKGGDGIIRAIRFLCDVEVTVISERRRIPPYGLFGGEPGEVGENIVIHKGKKIKEGGKFHRKLKKGDSLIIKTPGGGGYGKVT, encoded by the coding sequence ATGACTGACCCTATACTCTTAGAAATTTTTAAGAATAAGCTTTCTTCCATAGCTGAAGAAATGGGGTTAAACCTTCAAAAAACAGCATACTCACCAAATATAAAAGAGAGAAAAGATTTCTCCTGTGCTATATTTGACAGTTCTGGCAGACTTGTTGCTCAGGCGGCACACATTCCTGTTCATTTAGGCTCTATGCCTGAATCTGTAAAATCAGCCTTAAAGAAAATAGATTTTAAAGAAGGTGATATGGTCGTCCTAAACGACCCATATGCAGGAGGAACCCATCTGCCAGACATTACTCTGGTTGCACCTGTTTTTTATAAAGGAAAACTGCTGTTTTTTGTTGCGAACAGAGCCCACCACGCAGATGTAGGGGGAATATCTGCAGGCTCAATGCCACTCTCAACATCTATATTTCAGGAAGGGATTATCATTCCACCTGTAAAACTTGTTAAAGAAGGAAAGATAGACAGGGAGATATTAGAGTTTATAAAATCAAATGTAAGAACACCAGACGAGAGGGAAGGAGATTTTTTTGCCCAGATTTCTGCAAACATCACAGGGATAAGGAGACTGAATGAACTTATCAGCAGATACACAGAGGATACAGTCATAGAGTATGTTAATGCATTGAACGATTACTCTGAAAAAATGATGAGGAACAAAATATCCCAGATACCTGATGGCGACTACTCATTTACAGATTACATAGAAGACGATGGGGCAGGAAACAGGGATATAAAAATATCTGTGGACATAAAAATAAAAGGTAGCGATGCTGTTGTTGATTTTTCAAACAGTGCTCCCCAGACAGAAGGAAGCCTTAATGCAGTCAGAGCAATAACACTTTCTGCCGTTTATTATGTATTCAGGTCTTTACTACATGATGATATTCCCGTTAACGATGGGTGTTTCAGACCTGTAAAGGTTATAACAAAAAAAGGAACAGTTGTAGACTGCACACATCCTTCCCCTGTATCAGGAGGAAACGTTGAAACGTCACAGAGAATTGTTGATGTTGTCTTAGGAGCATTATCACAGGCTATACCAGAAGAAATTCCAGCAGCCAGTCAGGGAACAATGAACAATGTCACAATAGGAGGTATTAATCCTGACACTGGTAAACCTTTTACTTACTACGAAACCATCGGCGGAGGTATGGGAGGATTTGCAGGTGGAAATGGTGAGTCTGGCATCCAATCACATATGACAAACACTATGAACACTCCCATTGAAGCATTAGAGTTTGAGTATCCACTGATGGTTGTCCAGTACAGCCTGAGGAAAAACTCTGGAGGAAATGGACTGTTTAAGGGAGGAGATGGAATTATTAGAGCTATAAGATTTCTGTGTGATGTTGAGGTGACGGTAATTTCAGAGAGAAGAAGGATACCACCCTACGGGCTGTTTGGAGGAGAACCGGGAGAGGTTGGGGAAAACATAGTTATCCACAAGGGAAAAAAGATAAAAGAAGGTGGAAAGTTCCACAGAAAACTAAAAAAAGGAGACAGTCTTATAATTAAAACTCCTGGAGGGGGTGGATACGGAAAGGTTACTTAA
- a CDS encoding peptidylprolyl isomerase: MKKILLLLMLSLFSFAAAEEKNPIVLIKTNMGDIYVELYPDKAPKTVKNFLTYVKEKFYDGLIFHRVVKGFVIQGGGFDKNLKYRKPTHPPVENESDNGLSNVRGTIAMARTSDPHSATTQFFINLVDNTYLDYGKNPQKWGYTVFGKVVKGIDVVDEIGNVPVVNVGWMMNVPVKPVIIEKMEIVEKVK, from the coding sequence ATGAAAAAGATTTTACTTTTGTTAATGCTGTCTTTATTTTCTTTTGCCGCTGCTGAAGAAAAGAATCCCATTGTTTTGATAAAAACAAATATGGGGGATATCTATGTGGAGCTTTACCCTGACAAAGCTCCAAAAACTGTGAAAAATTTTCTCACTTATGTGAAAGAGAAATTTTACGACGGTCTGATATTTCACAGAGTTGTGAAAGGCTTTGTTATTCAGGGAGGAGGATTTGATAAAAATCTAAAGTACAGAAAACCTACCCATCCACCGGTAGAAAATGAATCTGATAATGGACTGTCAAATGTCAGAGGAACAATTGCAATGGCCAGAACTTCAGACCCTCACAGTGCAACAACACAGTTTTTTATAAATTTAGTTGATAATACCTATTTAGATTATGGAAAAAATCCGCAGAAATGGGGATATACTGTGTTTGGGAAGGTTGTCAAAGGTATTGATGTTGTTGATGAGATAGGCAATGTTCCTGTTGTGAATGTTGGATGGATGATGAACGTTCCTGTAAAGCCAGTGATTATAGAAAAGATGGAGATTGTTGAAAAGGTTAAGTAA
- a CDS encoding pyridoxine 5'-phosphate synthase: MRLGVNIDHIATIRQARMTYEPDPVKGALIAQDAGADQITFHLREDRRHIQDEDVFRLRCTIKRIPLNMEMAPTEEMKKIAVEVKPERVTLVPEKREEITTEGGLDVVSMKDFLKDFVSELKSKGIDVALFIDPDADQIDASVYVGVDAVELHTGEYANAETEKRKMEELDRIKKASVYAKEKNLKVFAGHGLTYTNVQPVAAVPEIEELNIGHSIIANSVFWGLDEAVRKMKRLITQARTKL; encoded by the coding sequence ATGAGACTGGGAGTAAACATAGACCACATTGCAACAATAAGACAGGCAAGAATGACTTATGAACCTGACCCTGTGAAAGGTGCACTTATTGCTCAGGATGCAGGGGCAGACCAGATTACTTTCCATCTGAGGGAAGACAGGAGACACATTCAGGACGAGGATGTTTTCAGGCTTAGATGTACCATAAAAAGAATACCTCTTAACATGGAGATGGCTCCTACAGAAGAGATGAAAAAGATAGCTGTAGAGGTAAAACCTGAAAGGGTAACACTTGTTCCAGAAAAAAGGGAAGAAATTACCACGGAAGGAGGACTTGATGTTGTCTCTATGAAGGATTTTCTTAAAGATTTTGTGTCTGAGCTGAAAAGTAAGGGTATAGATGTTGCCCTTTTTATAGACCCTGATGCTGACCAGATAGATGCTTCTGTTTATGTAGGTGTTGATGCGGTGGAGCTTCACACTGGAGAGTATGCAAACGCAGAAACGGAAAAAAGAAAGATGGAAGAGTTAGACAGGATAAAAAAAGCATCTGTTTATGCTAAAGAAAAAAATTTAAAAGTGTTCGCTGGTCATGGTCTGACTTACACTAATGTTCAGCCTGTAGCTGCTGTTCCGGAAATAGAGGAGCTGAATATAGGTCATTCAATAATAGCCAACTCTGTATTTTGGGGTCTTGATGAAGCTGTAAGAAAAATGAAAAGACTTATAACACAAGCAAGGACAAAACTGTAG
- a CDS encoding N-acetylmuramoyl-L-alanine amidase family protein, giving the protein MLKKILIFILLCVNTALALKLKHAEHSDFYRVVIETEKPVKFEEIPFLDSRIFVVSISAKSKKISKKILKKKYVKSLDIIYSADSTKFVFEVSSKVKGYKIYTLKKPFRIVIDLVKEKKREAKKTSISDDPIFEIIMGYELKEKKHNVSINFNEKKIIVIDPGHGGKDPGAIANGLKEKDVNLKIARKLKEILEKDPRFKVYLTRNSDRYIKLYDRTVFAVKKKADLFISIHCNSSPTRTESGTYIYTLNLRGARSKLARLVEQRENKAVIDYVRVSSNPVVNRIVADLAISTTMTEGRRFAYYLKKYLKNITDFRDIDSANFAVLKTPGIPSVLIETLYLTDPADAQLLKNDKFIENFSYSIYNAITDYFFKE; this is encoded by the coding sequence ATGCTAAAGAAAATTTTAATCTTTATACTGCTCTGTGTAAATACAGCACTTGCTCTAAAGCTAAAACATGCAGAGCATTCTGACTTTTACAGGGTTGTTATAGAAACAGAAAAACCTGTAAAGTTTGAGGAGATACCTTTTTTAGATTCACGAATTTTTGTTGTCAGCATCAGTGCAAAATCAAAAAAAATAAGTAAAAAGATACTGAAGAAAAAGTATGTCAAAAGTTTAGACATTATATACTCAGCAGATTCCACGAAGTTTGTTTTTGAAGTGTCAAGCAAAGTAAAAGGATACAAAATATACACACTGAAAAAACCATTCAGAATCGTTATTGATTTAGTAAAAGAGAAAAAAAGAGAAGCAAAAAAAACATCCATATCTGACGACCCTATCTTTGAGATAATTATGGGTTATGAATTAAAAGAAAAAAAACATAATGTTTCTATAAACTTTAATGAGAAAAAGATTATCGTTATAGACCCGGGACATGGAGGAAAAGACCCTGGAGCTATTGCCAACGGTTTAAAGGAGAAAGATGTTAACCTAAAGATTGCACGGAAACTGAAAGAGATATTAGAAAAAGACCCAAGATTTAAAGTTTATCTAACGAGAAATTCTGACAGATACATAAAGCTTTACGACAGAACAGTTTTTGCTGTAAAGAAAAAAGCTGACCTGTTTATCAGTATTCACTGTAATTCATCTCCTACACGAACAGAGTCAGGAACATACATATACACCTTAAATCTGAGAGGAGCACGCTCAAAATTAGCAAGGCTTGTTGAACAGAGAGAAAACAAAGCTGTTATAGATTACGTGAGGGTCAGTTCAAATCCTGTAGTAAACAGAATTGTTGCAGACCTTGCAATAAGCACAACAATGACAGAAGGGAGAAGATTTGCCTATTATCTGAAAAAATATCTAAAGAATATAACAGATTTTAGAGATATAGACAGTGCAAACTTTGCAGTCTTGAAAACTCCGGGAATTCCTTCTGTATTGATTGAAACATTATATCTGACAGACCCTGCAGACGCACAGCTTCTAAAAAATGATAAATTTATAGAGAATTTCAGTTATAGTATATACAATGCCATAACAGATTATTTTTTTAAGGAATAG
- a CDS encoding type III pantothenate kinase, with protein MIVGIDIGNTTVEIGFIYSKEKIKSYKLKTDINKTADDWFLDFYQITKLEGKEIKDFVVSSVVPQVETKISKAVKRLSNKNPLIIGKDIYIPIKNNYKNPEEVGIDRLVNAYATIEEYGYPSVVIDFGTAITFDVISVEGEYEGGAIFPGIEASINALFSKTAKLPAVDLSQIKGVVGKTTSQSIKSGIYYGYLSLVEGMIDRINRETGYKNKVVITGGNGKLISEGIKVPSIHDRYLTMKGILFIYMQSI; from the coding sequence ATGATTGTTGGTATAGACATTGGAAATACGACAGTTGAGATAGGTTTTATATATTCAAAGGAAAAAATAAAAAGCTATAAATTAAAAACAGACATCAATAAAACTGCCGATGACTGGTTCTTAGACTTTTACCAGATAACAAAGTTGGAAGGCAAAGAGATAAAGGATTTTGTTGTTTCTTCCGTGGTTCCCCAAGTAGAAACAAAGATATCAAAAGCCGTTAAAAGGTTGTCAAACAAAAACCCACTGATTATAGGTAAAGATATATATATCCCTATAAAAAATAATTACAAAAATCCAGAAGAAGTAGGAATAGACAGACTTGTTAACGCGTATGCCACTATTGAGGAGTACGGATATCCTTCTGTCGTGATAGATTTTGGGACTGCTATAACGTTTGATGTCATAAGTGTAGAAGGCGAATACGAAGGAGGGGCTATATTTCCCGGTATTGAAGCAAGCATTAATGCACTTTTTTCAAAGACGGCAAAACTTCCTGCAGTTGATCTGTCTCAGATTAAAGGCGTTGTTGGTAAAACAACTTCTCAGAGCATAAAATCCGGCATATACTACGGATACCTTTCACTTGTTGAAGGTATGATTGACCGAATAAACAGAGAAACAGGATACAAAAACAAGGTTGTAATAACAGGAGGAAACGGCAAACTGATATCAGAAGGTATAAAAGTGCCCAGCATACACGACAGATACCTTACGATGAAAGGAATACTTTTCATATATATGCAAAGTATCTGA
- the dapB gene encoding 4-hydroxy-tetrahydrodipicolinate reductase, giving the protein MVRVIISGIMGRMGRKIAQIAYQDSDVEIGGGVESPDCVHFHQNVGEVIGEDVDAPIVSDLAKVIDRGDVIIDFAGNTEAVISHVKLAAADKEKKAIVIGTTGFSQQQIDEIKQLSKDIPIVLAPNMSIGVNLLFKLVQEAAKALKDKGYDIEVIEMHHRFKKDAPSGTAVKLVEILKKETGIKKVVYGREGIYEEGRPSNEIAVFALRGGDVVGEHTVIFAGMGERIELTHRAGSRDIFAKGAVEAAKWVKGKPAGLYDMMDVLGLK; this is encoded by the coding sequence ATGGTCAGAGTTATCATATCTGGTATTATGGGCAGAATGGGCAGAAAAATAGCCCAGATAGCATATCAGGATTCTGATGTTGAGATTGGCGGAGGGGTAGAAAGTCCTGACTGTGTTCATTTTCATCAGAATGTGGGAGAGGTTATTGGTGAAGATGTAGATGCTCCTATAGTCTCTGACCTTGCAAAGGTGATAGACAGGGGAGATGTAATAATAGATTTTGCAGGAAATACAGAGGCCGTCATTTCCCATGTAAAACTGGCTGCAGCAGATAAGGAAAAGAAAGCCATTGTAATAGGAACAACAGGTTTCTCCCAGCAGCAGATAGATGAAATAAAACAGCTGTCAAAAGATATTCCGATCGTCCTTGCACCAAACATGAGTATAGGAGTAAATCTGCTGTTTAAACTTGTTCAGGAAGCTGCAAAAGCTCTTAAAGATAAAGGATACGACATCGAAGTGATAGAGATGCACCATAGGTTTAAAAAAGATGCTCCATCTGGGACAGCTGTCAAATTAGTTGAGATTCTAAAAAAGGAAACAGGCATAAAAAAGGTTGTGTACGGAAGGGAAGGAATATACGAGGAAGGTAGGCCATCTAATGAGATAGCTGTTTTTGCTCTTAGAGGGGGGGACGTCGTTGGAGAGCATACAGTAATATTTGCAGGAATGGGAGAGAGGATAGAACTTACCCATAGAGCAGGTTCAAGGGACATATTTGCAAAAGGTGCTGTGGAAGCTGCAAAATGGGTCAAAGGTAAACCTGCAGGACTTTACGACATGATGGATGTTTTAGGCCTTAAGTAG
- a CDS encoding AtpZ/AtpI family protein produces the protein MSKKSGWIQYLSIGSIGLHLVSGVVVGVLIGYFLDKYFHTSPWLTIIFFFLGIGAGFRNMYKDVKKYIISEENKD, from the coding sequence ATGTCAAAAAAAAGTGGATGGATTCAATACCTTTCCATAGGCAGCATTGGTTTACATCTTGTATCTGGGGTTGTTGTTGGTGTTCTTATTGGTTATTTTTTGGATAAATATTTTCACACTTCACCGTGGCTGACAATTATCTTTTTTTTCCTTGGAATAGGAGCAGGTTTTAGAAATATGTATAAGGATGTTAAGAAATATATAATATCAGAAGAGAACAAAGACTAA
- a CDS encoding DHH family phosphoesterase, with protein sequence METVIPAVERLKREEGEILLVTHHNPDGDGIGSMIALYRFLKKKGKNVRMAMKDDVPHVYDFLPDIEKIEKLPVNHIFSLAVILDAAGMYRADAPVNAKEYMRIDHHIGGIFESINDYVDPYAASTTVVVGRLLKHWDESCIDKEIATCLYTGLLTDTGSFRHNNVNEEAFEFARYLISKGIDPSKIASLIFERNKPSVIHLLNRVLSTLEMHADGKIASLIVKRDFIEETGSLEEDTEGFVNFARSIEGVEVAFIMIQKEDRETWRVSLRGKGRVNVQKIAKRLGGGGHRDAAGCRLKGSLEEVKNKIISEIQREMYQEQVLV encoded by the coding sequence ATGGAGACTGTTATTCCAGCAGTAGAAAGGTTGAAAAGGGAAGAAGGAGAGATACTTCTTGTTACTCATCACAACCCAGACGGTGATGGGATTGGCAGTATGATTGCTCTTTACAGGTTTTTGAAAAAGAAAGGAAAAAATGTGAGAATGGCTATGAAAGATGATGTCCCCCACGTTTATGACTTTCTTCCAGACATTGAAAAGATAGAAAAACTGCCTGTAAATCATATCTTCAGCCTTGCGGTAATATTAGATGCAGCAGGTATGTATAGAGCTGATGCTCCTGTCAATGCAAAAGAGTATATGAGAATAGACCATCATATAGGAGGTATCTTTGAGAGTATAAACGATTATGTTGATCCATATGCAGCTTCTACAACAGTTGTTGTGGGAAGATTACTGAAACACTGGGATGAATCCTGTATTGATAAAGAGATAGCAACATGTCTATATACAGGACTGTTGACGGACACAGGTTCTTTTAGACACAACAATGTAAATGAAGAAGCCTTTGAGTTTGCACGGTACCTGATATCAAAGGGAATTGACCCTTCAAAAATAGCATCTTTAATATTTGAGAGGAATAAACCTTCTGTTATTCATCTTCTCAACAGGGTTCTATCCACTTTAGAGATGCATGCAGATGGTAAGATTGCCTCTCTAATCGTGAAAAGGGATTTTATAGAAGAAACAGGTTCACTGGAGGAGGATACAGAAGGGTTTGTTAATTTTGCAAGAAGCATAGAAGGTGTTGAAGTAGCCTTCATAATGATTCAGAAAGAAGATAGAGAAACGTGGAGAGTCTCTCTCAGAGGAAAGGGAAGAGTTAATGTTCAGAAAATTGCAAAGAGACTTGGAGGTGGTGGTCACAGAGATGCAGCTGGATGCAGGCTGAAAGGTTCACTTGAGGAAGTAAAAAATAAAATTATATCTGAGATACAGAGAGAGATGTATCAGGAGCAGGTACTTGTTTAG
- the nth gene encoding endonuclease III encodes MKKKESRKVSSEKQIKFTEEDVIKRLKKHYPQPWIDLHFENPYQLLVATILAAQTTDKKVNEITPVFFKQFPDPKAVSQAKIEEIEEIIKSVNYYRRKAKLIKECCDFLVKEFGGKVPDSLDDLVKLPGVGRKTASVILVNAFNKPAIVVDTHVKRVSQRLGLTSSNNPDKIEKDLAQFFSRENWVYISKAFVLFGRYICKAKNPECRKCYLSDICPYDKKNL; translated from the coding sequence TTGAAGAAAAAGGAAAGCAGAAAAGTCTCTTCTGAAAAGCAGATAAAGTTTACAGAAGAAGATGTCATAAAGAGACTAAAAAAACATTATCCACAGCCGTGGATTGACCTGCACTTTGAAAATCCATATCAGCTTCTTGTTGCTACAATATTGGCAGCCCAAACCACAGACAAAAAGGTAAATGAGATAACTCCTGTTTTCTTTAAACAATTTCCAGACCCAAAAGCAGTTTCTCAGGCAAAAATTGAAGAGATAGAAGAGATTATAAAATCTGTTAATTACTACCGCAGGAAAGCAAAACTGATCAAGGAGTGCTGTGATTTCCTGGTCAAAGAATTTGGGGGAAAGGTTCCTGACAGTTTAGATGACCTTGTTAAGCTTCCGGGAGTTGGTAGAAAGACAGCCAGCGTTATTTTAGTAAATGCGTTTAACAAACCTGCAATTGTCGTAGATACACACGTAAAAAGGGTCAGTCAGAGATTGGGATTGACCTCTTCAAACAATCCAGACAAGATAGAGAAAGACCTTGCCCAGTTCTTCTCAAGAGAAAATTGGGTGTACATATCAAAGGCTTTTGTTCTCTTTGGCAGATACATATGTAAGGCAAAAAATCCAGAATGCAGGAAATGCTATCTTTCAGACATATGCCCTTACGACAAAAAAAATCTATGA
- a CDS encoding 5'-3' exonuclease — MTDRKKLVLIDGSSYLYRAFYALPPLTSPKGQPTGAIYGFIRMLSKLMNELNPEYVAVVFDLPGKTFRHEEYKEYKATRKETPDELKLQISPLKEIIRLWGIKIIEIPGYEADDIIATLAQKGKREGFEVIIVTPDKDMMQLVSEGIYVLNPVSEELYDREKVKEKYGVYPEQFVDYLSMIGDTVDNIIGVKGVGPKTAEKLLNEFGSMENIIKNLDKLKPKLKEAFEEALDRLEQNRFLVKLKTDIDLNIETEDLRKEKADLVALKEKFKELGFKSLLKEIGKAGKIEEKGKQKSLF; from the coding sequence ATGACTGATAGAAAAAAGCTGGTTTTGATAGACGGTTCTTCTTATCTCTACAGGGCTTTTTATGCCCTTCCTCCTCTTACAAGCCCAAAGGGGCAACCTACAGGAGCGATATATGGCTTTATCAGGATGCTTTCAAAACTTATGAACGAACTAAATCCTGAATATGTTGCTGTTGTGTTTGACCTGCCGGGGAAAACATTCAGACATGAAGAGTATAAGGAGTATAAAGCAACCAGGAAAGAAACTCCTGACGAACTTAAACTACAGATTAGCCCTCTCAAAGAAATTATAAGATTGTGGGGTATAAAGATTATTGAAATTCCCGGATATGAAGCGGACGATATTATAGCCACCCTTGCCCAAAAAGGTAAAAGAGAAGGTTTTGAGGTTATAATAGTCACCCCAGACAAAGACATGATGCAGTTGGTCAGTGAAGGTATATATGTGCTTAACCCAGTAAGTGAAGAGCTGTATGATAGAGAAAAAGTAAAAGAAAAGTATGGGGTGTATCCTGAGCAGTTTGTTGATTATCTGTCAATGATAGGAGATACTGTAGATAACATTATTGGTGTAAAAGGGGTGGGACCAAAAACAGCTGAAAAACTGCTGAACGAGTTTGGCAGTATGGAAAATATCATAAAAAACTTAGATAAACTTAAGCCAAAATTAAAGGAGGCCTTTGAAGAAGCTTTAGACAGGCTTGAACAGAATAGATTTTTAGTTAAATTAAAAACTGATATTGATTTAAATATTGAAACAGAAGATTTACGTAAGGAAAAGGCTGACCTTGTAGCTCTAAAAGAAAAGTTTAAAGAGTTAGGATTCAAATCTTTGCTGAAGGAAATAGGAAAGGCAGGTAAAATTGAAGAAAAAGGAAAGCAGAAAAGTCTCTTCTGA
- a CDS encoding M23 family metallopeptidase codes for MIKGDFVKYYIIGLTLVSLTALFLSLNSSGDVKKLKREISQKEQKIQTLKEELKKKDKEIQKLAQEREILLQKLKTIEEKIKKANKTLKRKGIKIRLPQGGKFIPASEGEKLQLYADSLTKNMDKLLKVMSDVPIGVPLYGRITSRFGYRKDPFNGKRAFHSGLDLKARYKQPVFATANGVVEFAGWSPGYGKLVIIRHKYGYKTYYGHLSKIRVKKGRWVKAGTVIGYAGSTGRSTGVHLHYEIRRYGKLINPLRFLYLNRTNSF; via the coding sequence ATGATAAAAGGAGACTTTGTTAAATACTACATAATAGGATTGACACTGGTATCACTTACAGCATTATTTCTTTCTCTTAACTCTTCCGGTGATGTAAAAAAGCTAAAAAGGGAAATTTCTCAGAAAGAACAGAAAATCCAGACATTAAAGGAAGAACTGAAGAAGAAAGATAAAGAGATACAAAAGTTAGCTCAAGAAAGAGAAATACTCCTGCAAAAATTGAAAACAATAGAAGAAAAGATTAAAAAAGCAAACAAAACATTGAAAAGAAAAGGGATTAAAATAAGGCTTCCTCAGGGTGGAAAGTTTATACCTGCTTCTGAAGGTGAAAAACTTCAGCTTTATGCAGATAGCCTGACAAAGAACATGGACAAGCTTCTTAAAGTTATGTCTGATGTTCCCATAGGAGTTCCATTGTACGGAAGGATAACATCAAGGTTCGGTTACAGAAAAGACCCATTTAACGGAAAGAGAGCTTTTCACTCTGGTCTTGACCTGAAGGCAAGGTACAAACAGCCTGTTTTTGCTACAGCTAATGGTGTTGTGGAATTTGCAGGATGGTCTCCAGGATACGGAAAACTTGTAATAATAAGACATAAGTACGGGTATAAAACATACTACGGGCATCTGTCAAAAATCAGAGTAAAAAAGGGTAGATGGGTAAAGGCAGGTACGGTTATTGGCTATGCAGGAAGTACAGGAAGGTCAACAGGTGTTCATCTGCACTATGAGATAAGGCGGTATGGTAAACTGATAAATCCACTAAGATTTTTATACTTAAACAGGACGAACTCATTCTGA